A DNA window from Chiloscyllium plagiosum isolate BGI_BamShark_2017 unplaced genomic scaffold, ASM401019v2 scaf_2295, whole genome shotgun sequence contains the following coding sequences:
- the gpkow gene encoding G-patch domain and KOW motifs-containing protein has protein sequence MKGCPSRTGCSSSVVTRDTCWLRTDLFVRFIDRRFKQGRYYNSKVTIQDVLGYDSCVCRTEDGHLLEGIKQSMLETVIPKKDSDYVMVVLGRHKGQVARILQRDKELCQAVVQLQRGDEPVLKLPYDAICQYVGGTDDD, from the exons ATGAAAGGCTGTCCATCCAGGACTGGTTGCAGTTCCTCAGTGGTGACCCGGGACACCTGCTGGCTCAGGACTGACCTGTTTGTTCGATTCATCGACAGGCGTTTCAAACAAGGGAGATATTACAACTCAAAG GTGACCATTCAGGATGTACTTGGCTATGATTCCTGTGTATGTCGCACAGAGGACGGACACCTTCTGGAAG GGATCAAACAGTCCATGTTGGAGACCGTCATTCCCAAGAAGGATTCGGATTATGTCATGGTGGTTCTGGGCCGACATAAGGGTCAG GTGGCCCGGATCCTGCAGAGGGATAAGGAGCTGTGCCAGGCGGTGGTGCAGTTACAGCGGGGGGATGAGCCCGTTCTGAAGCTGCCTTACGATGCCATCTGCCAGTACGTGGGGGGTACAGACGATGACTGA